The Streptomyces sp. NBC_00224 genome has a window encoding:
- a CDS encoding thiamine pyrophosphate-binding protein, producing the protein MTHDHDVVLRPTEAQTRAALNPPPGRIGGDLVMETLRGLGATTVFGLPGQHALGMFDALRRSSMTYVGLRVENNAAFAADAYGRVTGEAAPLLLSTGPGALMSLAALQEAAAASAPVLAIASQVPTAGLGGGRHGYLHELRDQQGSFRDVVKSVHTVRSQSQIPSAIAAAWESALTAPHGPVWVEIPQDVLLAETPLPVVTAVDATPHELVPRPELTAVAAELLTNAARPAIIAGGGVVRSDASGKLRALAERLDAPVVTTFGGKGAFPWEHPLSLQSWMEDRHTTDFLEDADVLLVVGSGLGELSSNYHTFRPRGRVIQIEADLGKLESNHPALGIHADARIALSALLETVGERTDPAAAASVRTVLTKVRERLAGQDLEAEQRILAQVRAALPADAPSFWDMTILAYWAWSAWPGALHSAQGAGGLGYGFPAAIGAAAADPTRPVLAVSGDGGAMYSIAELATAKQYDLPVTWLIVDDGGYGILREYMTDAFGEATATELARPDFVALAQSFGVPAVRTSVESLQEDLGKALAAPGPSVVVLPAVLRMFAPTHL; encoded by the coding sequence GTGACCCACGACCACGACGTGGTGCTGCGCCCCACCGAGGCGCAGACCCGGGCGGCCCTGAACCCGCCGCCCGGCCGCATCGGCGGCGACCTGGTCATGGAGACCCTGCGGGGACTCGGCGCGACCACCGTCTTCGGGCTGCCCGGCCAGCACGCCCTCGGGATGTTCGACGCGCTGCGCCGCTCGTCGATGACGTACGTCGGTCTGCGCGTCGAGAACAACGCCGCCTTCGCCGCCGACGCGTACGGCCGGGTCACCGGCGAGGCGGCCCCGCTGCTGCTGTCCACCGGCCCCGGCGCCCTCATGTCGCTGGCCGCGCTCCAGGAGGCGGCCGCGGCGAGCGCCCCCGTGCTCGCCATCGCCAGTCAGGTGCCCACGGCCGGACTCGGTGGCGGCCGCCACGGCTATCTGCACGAACTCCGCGACCAGCAGGGCTCGTTCCGGGACGTCGTGAAGTCCGTGCACACGGTCCGCTCCCAGTCCCAGATCCCGTCCGCGATCGCGGCGGCCTGGGAGTCGGCGCTGACCGCCCCGCACGGCCCGGTCTGGGTGGAGATCCCGCAGGACGTGCTGCTCGCCGAGACCCCGCTGCCGGTCGTCACGGCCGTGGACGCGACCCCGCACGAGCTGGTGCCGCGCCCCGAACTGACCGCCGTGGCCGCCGAGTTGCTGACGAACGCGGCCCGCCCGGCGATCATCGCGGGCGGCGGTGTCGTACGCTCCGACGCCTCCGGCAAGCTCCGCGCGCTCGCCGAGAGGCTGGACGCGCCGGTGGTCACCACCTTCGGCGGCAAGGGCGCCTTCCCCTGGGAGCACCCGCTCTCGCTCCAGTCCTGGATGGAGGACCGGCACACCACGGACTTCCTGGAGGACGCCGACGTCCTGCTCGTCGTCGGCTCGGGCCTGGGCGAACTCTCCTCGAACTACCACACGTTCAGGCCGCGCGGCCGGGTGATCCAGATCGAGGCGGACCTCGGCAAGCTGGAGTCCAACCACCCGGCGCTCGGCATCCACGCGGACGCCCGTATCGCGCTCTCGGCGCTCCTGGAGACCGTGGGCGAGCGCACCGACCCGGCGGCGGCCGCGTCCGTGCGGACCGTCCTCACCAAGGTGCGCGAGCGCCTCGCGGGGCAGGACCTGGAGGCCGAGCAGCGGATCCTGGCGCAGGTGCGGGCGGCCCTGCCCGCCGACGCGCCCAGCTTCTGGGACATGACGATCCTGGCGTACTGGGCCTGGTCCGCCTGGCCGGGCGCGCTGCACTCGGCCCAGGGCGCGGGCGGCCTCGGCTACGGCTTCCCGGCGGCGATCGGGGCCGCGGCCGCCGACCCGACGCGGCCGGTGCTCGCGGTCTCCGGCGACGGCGGCGCGATGTACTCGATCGCCGAGCTCGCCACCGCGAAGCAGTACGACCTGCCGGTGACCTGGCTGATCGTCGACGACGGCGGCTACGGCATCCTGCGCGAGTACATGACGGACGCGTTCGGCGAGGCCACCGCGACCGAGCTGGCCCGCCCGGACTTCGTGGCGCTCGCCCAGTCCTTCGGCGTGCCGGCGGTCCGTACGAGCGTGGAGTCGCTCCAGGAGGACCTGGGCAAGGCGCTGGCGGCCCCCGGGCCCTCGGTGGTCGTGCTGCCCGCCGTGCTGAGGATGTTCGCTCCGACGCATCTGTAG
- the speB gene encoding agmatinase, translating into MSSNETPRGPIDSSRVPRYAGPATFARLPRLDEVGTADVAVIGVPFDSGVSYRPGARFGGNAIREASRLLRPYNPAQDASPFALAQVADGGDIAVNPFNINEAVDTIEAAADDLLGTGARLMTLGGDHTIALPLLRSVAKKHGPVALLHFDAHLDTWDTYFGAEYTHGTPFRRAVEEGILDTEALSHVGTRGPLYGKQDLTDDEKMGFGIVTSADVYRRGADEIADQLRQRIGDRPLYISIDIDCLDPAHAPGTGTPEAGGMTSRELLEILRGLASCNLVSADVVEVAPAYDHAEITSVAASHTAYELTTIMSRQIAAAKAAK; encoded by the coding sequence ATGAGCAGCAACGAAACGCCGCGCGGTCCGATCGACTCGTCCCGCGTCCCGCGGTACGCCGGGCCCGCGACCTTCGCCCGGCTGCCCCGCCTCGACGAGGTCGGCACCGCCGATGTCGCCGTGATCGGCGTGCCCTTCGACAGCGGTGTCTCCTACCGCCCCGGCGCCCGCTTCGGCGGCAACGCCATCCGCGAGGCCTCGCGCCTGCTGCGCCCGTACAACCCGGCCCAGGACGCCTCGCCCTTCGCGCTGGCCCAGGTCGCGGACGGCGGCGACATCGCCGTGAACCCGTTCAACATCAACGAGGCCGTCGACACGATCGAGGCCGCCGCCGACGACCTGCTCGGTACCGGCGCCCGGCTGATGACGCTCGGCGGCGACCACACCATCGCGCTGCCGCTGCTGCGCTCGGTCGCCAAGAAGCACGGCCCGGTCGCGCTGCTCCACTTCGACGCGCACCTGGACACCTGGGACACCTACTTCGGCGCCGAGTACACCCACGGCACCCCGTTCCGCCGCGCGGTGGAGGAGGGCATCCTCGACACCGAGGCGCTCTCCCACGTCGGCACCCGCGGCCCGCTCTACGGCAAGCAGGACCTGACCGACGACGAGAAGATGGGCTTCGGCATCGTCACCTCGGCCGACGTCTACCGCCGCGGCGCCGACGAGATCGCCGACCAGCTGCGCCAGCGCATCGGCGACCGCCCGCTCTACATCTCGATCGACATCGACTGCCTCGACCCGGCGCACGCCCCCGGCACCGGCACCCCGGAGGCGGGCGGCATGACCTCCCGCGAGCTCCTGGAGATCCTGCGCGGCCTGGCCTCCTGCAACCTGGTCTCGGCCGACGTCGTCGAGGTCGCCCCGGCGTACGACCACGCCGAGATCACCTCGGTGGCCGCCTCCCACACCGCGTACGAGCTCACGACGATCATGTCCCGACAGATCGCGGCGGCCAAGGCCGCCAAGTGA
- a CDS encoding PucR family transcriptional regulator ligand-binding domain-containing protein, whose translation MPAEPAAAPPTTPVPLAALLARPDLGLRQIAGPPGAEVHWVHTSEMADPYPYLLGGELLLTAGVQLTDPERYAARVAEAGAAALGFGLAPVHDTVPAALVAACERHGLPLVEVPPPTTFTAIARAVWGLMTEARHHELRRVSQAQQGLASAAARPDPVPAVLHQLATRLGGWAGVLTADGAVLAGSGPDRPDEVRDAVRRLARVVTGPASGGPKALTATDAVAGEQLAVHALAGARGLALGVAVPGREAGDHTIAGVAAVLLSLLTAERQGADEATRSAALVRLLLGDAPAEVAPLLGEAPWTVVHARGEGAPPDLGSPLVEAGDGHARVLVPGGQDVGPHPGWTLGASAPVGAGELAAADAQAARALRRAEAARSPLVRHRTGGYASLVDPAEAAAYARRILAPLAEPLLTTLRTWLSLHGSWDRTAVALGVHRNTVRQRLARCAALLDADLDDMDVRTELWLALRSAAGSAEAHSGQCE comes from the coding sequence ATGCCTGCCGAGCCCGCGGCGGCCCCACCCACCACTCCCGTCCCACTGGCCGCCCTGCTCGCCCGGCCGGACCTCGGCCTGCGGCAGATCGCCGGGCCGCCGGGGGCCGAGGTGCACTGGGTGCACACCTCGGAGATGGCCGACCCGTATCCGTATCTGCTCGGCGGGGAGCTGCTGCTCACCGCGGGCGTGCAGCTCACGGACCCGGAGCGCTATGCGGCGCGGGTCGCGGAGGCGGGCGCGGCGGCGCTGGGCTTCGGGCTCGCGCCGGTGCACGACACGGTTCCGGCGGCGCTGGTGGCCGCCTGCGAGCGGCACGGGCTGCCACTGGTCGAGGTGCCGCCGCCGACCACGTTCACGGCGATCGCCCGCGCCGTGTGGGGCCTGATGACCGAGGCCCGCCACCACGAGCTGCGCCGGGTCTCCCAGGCCCAGCAGGGCCTCGCCTCGGCGGCCGCCCGCCCCGACCCGGTCCCGGCGGTCCTGCACCAGCTCGCGACGCGGCTGGGGGGCTGGGCGGGGGTGCTCACGGCGGACGGCGCGGTGCTGGCCGGCTCGGGTCCCGACCGGCCCGACGAGGTGCGGGACGCGGTGCGGCGACTGGCGCGGGTGGTGACGGGTCCGGCCTCCGGCGGCCCCAAGGCGCTGACCGCCACCGACGCCGTCGCCGGGGAGCAGCTCGCCGTCCACGCGCTCGCCGGGGCCCGGGGGCTCGCCCTCGGGGTCGCCGTTCCCGGGCGCGAGGCCGGCGACCACACCATCGCCGGGGTCGCGGCCGTCCTGCTCTCGCTGCTCACCGCCGAGCGGCAGGGCGCGGACGAGGCCACCCGGTCGGCCGCACTGGTGCGGCTGCTGCTCGGCGACGCCCCGGCCGAGGTCGCGCCGCTGCTCGGCGAGGCGCCCTGGACCGTCGTCCACGCGCGCGGTGAGGGCGCCCCGCCCGACCTCGGCAGCCCGCTGGTGGAGGCGGGCGACGGCCACGCGCGCGTGCTCGTCCCCGGCGGGCAGGACGTCGGCCCGCACCCCGGCTGGACCCTGGGGGCGAGCGCCCCCGTGGGGGCCGGGGAGCTGGCCGCCGCCGACGCCCAGGCCGCCCGCGCCCTGCGCCGGGCCGAGGCGGCCCGTTCGCCCCTGGTGCGCCACCGCACCGGCGGCTACGCCTCGCTGGTGGACCCGGCGGAGGCCGCCGCGTACGCGCGCCGGATACTCGCCCCGCTCGCCGAGCCGCTGCTCACGACCCTGCGCACCTGGCTCTCGCTGCACGGCAGCTGGGACCGCACGGCCGTGGCCCTCGGCGTGCACCGCAACACCGTCCGCCAGCGTCTGGCCCGCTGCGCCGCGCTGCTCGACGCGGACCTGGACGACATGGACGTCCGTACAGAGCTGTGGCTGGCACTACGGAGTGCGGCCGGAAGTGCTGAGGCTCACTCTGGACAGTGCGAGTGA
- a CDS encoding acyl-CoA dehydrogenase family protein: protein MRRTVFNEDHEAFRETIRAFIEAEVVPVYDEWFAAGQAPRDFYYKLAELGVFGIRVDEEFGGAGIDSYKFEAVMYEETSRAGVQFGGSGVHVLLGLPYIKTLADDEQKKRFLPKFVSGEEMWALAMTEPGTGSDLAGMKTTAKLSEDGTHYVLNGAKTFITGGVHADRVIVCARTAAPTAEDRRHGISLFAVDTKSEGYSIGRKLDKLGLKTSDTAELAFVDVKVPVEDLLGEENKGFYYLGHNLASERWGIAFGAYAQAKAAVRFAKEYVQERTVFGKPVAHFQNTKFELAACQAEVDAAEAVADRALEALDAGELTPAEAASAKLFCTEVAHRVIDRCLQLHGGYGFMNEYPIARLYADNRVNRIYGGTSEIMKTIIAKDMGL from the coding sequence GTGCGCCGTACGGTATTCAACGAGGACCACGAGGCGTTCCGGGAGACCATCCGGGCCTTCATCGAGGCCGAGGTCGTCCCGGTCTACGACGAGTGGTTCGCCGCCGGCCAGGCGCCGCGCGACTTCTACTACAAGCTCGCCGAGCTGGGTGTCTTCGGCATCCGCGTCGACGAGGAGTTCGGCGGCGCCGGCATCGACTCGTACAAGTTCGAAGCCGTCATGTACGAGGAGACCTCCCGCGCGGGCGTCCAGTTCGGCGGCTCCGGCGTGCACGTGCTGCTCGGCCTGCCGTACATCAAGACGCTCGCCGACGACGAGCAGAAGAAGCGCTTCCTGCCGAAGTTCGTCTCCGGCGAGGAGATGTGGGCCCTGGCGATGACCGAGCCGGGCACCGGCTCCGACCTCGCGGGCATGAAGACCACCGCGAAGCTCTCCGAGGACGGCACGCACTACGTCCTCAACGGCGCCAAGACCTTCATCACCGGTGGCGTCCACGCGGACCGGGTCATCGTCTGCGCCCGCACCGCCGCCCCCACCGCCGAGGACCGCCGCCACGGCATCTCGCTGTTCGCCGTGGACACCAAGTCCGAGGGCTACTCCATCGGCCGCAAGCTCGACAAGCTCGGCCTGAAGACCTCCGACACCGCCGAGCTGGCGTTCGTCGACGTGAAGGTCCCGGTCGAGGACCTCCTCGGCGAGGAGAACAAGGGCTTCTACTACCTCGGCCACAACCTCGCCTCCGAGCGCTGGGGCATCGCCTTCGGCGCCTACGCGCAGGCCAAGGCCGCCGTCCGGTTCGCCAAGGAGTACGTCCAGGAGCGCACCGTCTTCGGCAAGCCGGTCGCGCACTTCCAGAACACCAAGTTCGAGCTGGCCGCCTGCCAGGCCGAGGTGGACGCCGCCGAGGCCGTCGCCGACCGCGCCCTGGAGGCCCTGGACGCGGGCGAGCTGACCCCGGCCGAGGCCGCCTCCGCCAAGCTGTTCTGCACCGAGGTCGCCCACCGCGTCATCGACAGGTGCCTCCAGCTGCACGGCGGCTACGGCTTCATGAACGAGTACCCGATCGCCCGTCTGTACGCCGACAACCGCGTCAACCGGATCTACGGCGGCACCAGCGAGATCATGAAGACGATCATCGCCAAGGACATGGGTCTGTGA
- a CDS encoding acyl-CoA thioesterase, with translation MTEALDALLDLLDLEQIEQDYFRGRSRSALVPRVFGGQVAAQALVAAGRTVPGDRPPHSLHAYFLRAGDPGAPIVYMVDRIRDGRSFTTRRVVAVQHGHPIFHLSASFQTYEEGLEHQADMPPAPDPESLPTAAEMLPRHLPADVAARLVEARAAVDLRYADVPPWGSVGTPREPRSQVWFRTNGKLADDPLLHIVLATYVSDMTLLDSVLLAHGRGGWAVGDVVGASLDHAMWFHRPFRADEWLLYDQESPSASAGRGLGQARIYTQDGRLAVTVIQEGVVRVPRP, from the coding sequence GTGACCGAGGCTCTGGATGCCCTGCTCGATCTGCTCGACCTTGAGCAGATCGAGCAGGACTACTTCCGGGGCCGCTCACGCTCGGCGCTCGTACCCCGCGTCTTCGGCGGGCAGGTGGCGGCCCAGGCGCTGGTCGCCGCGGGCCGCACCGTCCCCGGGGACCGGCCGCCGCACTCCCTGCACGCGTACTTCCTGCGCGCCGGGGATCCGGGCGCACCGATCGTCTACATGGTCGACCGCATCCGCGACGGCCGCTCCTTCACCACCCGAAGGGTGGTGGCGGTCCAGCACGGCCATCCGATCTTCCACCTCTCCGCGTCGTTCCAGACGTACGAGGAGGGTCTTGAGCACCAGGCGGACATGCCGCCCGCGCCGGACCCCGAGTCGCTCCCGACGGCGGCCGAGATGCTGCCGCGCCATCTGCCCGCGGACGTCGCCGCCCGTCTGGTCGAGGCCCGCGCGGCCGTCGACCTGCGCTACGCCGACGTACCGCCGTGGGGCAGCGTCGGCACCCCGCGCGAGCCCCGCTCGCAGGTCTGGTTCCGTACGAACGGCAAGCTCGCGGACGACCCCCTGCTGCACATCGTGCTCGCCACCTACGTCTCCGACATGACGCTGCTCGACTCGGTGCTGCTCGCACACGGCCGGGGCGGCTGGGCGGTCGGGGACGTGGTGGGCGCGTCCCTGGACCACGCGATGTGGTTCCACCGGCCGTTCCGGGCCGACGAATGGCTCCTGTACGACCAGGAGTCACCGTCGGCCTCGGCGGGCCGGGGCCTGGGCCAGGCCCGGATCTACACCCAGGACGGCCGTCTGGCAGTCACCGTCATCCAGGAGGGCGTGGTGCGGGTCCCGCGCCCCTGA
- a CDS encoding phosphatase, giving the protein MPIPSRAALVDHLVRTRIAGDVATPRDNNLSHYRKLANGDRHYWLGLELGDRWTDEQDVLAVMAERCGVVDDPGHRTGQDTIDPELTVDALERMAARLRKAAAGKQRVLFATGHPGALIDVHSRTAAALRAAGCEIVRIPDGVLADEGCVVQFADVSLFERGASLWHTHSPAPMAAILDALEREGRALPDLVVADHGWAGCAAQRGIDAIGYADCNDPALFLAEAEGTLQVAVPLDDHVVDPRFYEPMTEYLLGAAELV; this is encoded by the coding sequence ATGCCGATACCCAGCCGTGCCGCTCTCGTCGACCACCTCGTCCGCACCCGTATCGCCGGAGACGTCGCCACCCCCCGCGACAACAACCTCTCCCACTACCGCAAGCTCGCCAACGGCGACCGCCACTACTGGCTGGGCCTGGAGCTGGGCGACCGCTGGACCGACGAGCAGGACGTGCTCGCGGTGATGGCCGAGCGCTGCGGGGTCGTCGACGACCCCGGGCACCGCACGGGCCAGGACACCATCGACCCCGAGCTGACCGTCGACGCCCTGGAGCGGATGGCGGCGCGGCTGCGCAAGGCGGCCGCGGGCAAGCAGCGGGTGCTCTTCGCGACCGGCCACCCGGGCGCGCTCATCGACGTGCACAGCAGGACGGCCGCGGCCCTGCGCGCCGCGGGCTGCGAGATCGTGCGCATCCCCGACGGGGTGCTGGCCGACGAGGGCTGTGTGGTGCAGTTCGCGGACGTCTCGCTCTTCGAGCGCGGCGCGTCCCTGTGGCACACGCACTCGCCCGCGCCGATGGCCGCGATCCTGGATGCGCTGGAGCGTGAGGGGCGGGCGCTGCCGGATCTGGTCGTCGCGGACCACGGCTGGGCCGGGTGCGCGGCGCAGCGCGGCATCGATGCGATCGGGTACGCCGACTGCAACGACCCCGCGCTGTTCCTGGCGGAGGCGGAGGGGACGCTTCAGGTTGCCGTGCCGCTGGACGACCACGTGGTCGATCCCCGGTTCTACGAGCCGATGACCGAGTATCTGCTGGGTGCGGCCGAGTTGGTCTGA
- a CDS encoding TetR/AcrR family transcriptional regulator, producing MSTRTDAPTRREQILREAARLFAERGFHGVGVDEIGAAVGISGPGLYRHFAGKDAMLAELLVGISGRLYDGGRKRVAEADGGPEAVLGSLIDGHIDFALDDRALITLHDRELDRLRDSDRKLVRQLQRQYVELWVGVVRELYPGSEAEVRAAVHAVFGLLNSTPHLGSYGAGLPGRTATEALLRRLAHGAFAALAG from the coding sequence ATGAGCACCCGGACCGATGCCCCCACCCGACGCGAGCAGATCCTCCGCGAGGCCGCGCGCCTCTTCGCCGAGCGCGGCTTCCACGGCGTGGGCGTCGACGAGATAGGCGCGGCCGTGGGCATCAGCGGCCCCGGCCTCTACCGGCACTTCGCGGGCAAGGACGCGATGCTGGCGGAGCTGCTCGTGGGGATCAGCGGGCGGCTGTACGACGGCGGCCGCAAGCGCGTCGCCGAGGCCGACGGGGGCCCGGAGGCGGTCCTCGGCTCGCTCATCGACGGCCACATCGACTTCGCCCTCGACGACCGGGCGCTCATCACGCTCCACGACCGTGAGCTGGACCGGCTGCGCGACAGCGACCGCAAGCTGGTGCGGCAGTTGCAGCGGCAGTACGTGGAGCTGTGGGTCGGGGTCGTAAGGGAGCTGTACCCGGGGTCCGAGGCCGAGGTCCGGGCGGCGGTGCACGCGGTGTTCGGGCTGCTCAACTCGACGCCGCACCTGGGGTCGTACGGGGCGGGGCTGCCCGGCCGCACGGCCACGGAGGCGCTGCTGCGGCGCCTGGCGCACGGGGCGTTCGCGGCGCTCGCGGGCTGA
- a CDS encoding carboxyl transferase domain-containing protein, producing the protein MQQAPVLGSAADPASEAWRANEEAHRALGEELRARLAAARLGGGERARERHVARGKLLPRDRVDTLLDPGSPFLELAPLAADGMYGDQAPAAGVIAGIGRVSGRECVIVANDATVKGGTYYPMTVKKHLRAQEVALENRLPCLYLVDSGGAFLPMQDEVFPDRDHFGRIFYNQARMSGAGIPQIAAVLGSCTAGGAYVPAMSDEAVIVRNQGTIFLGGPPLVKAATGEVVTAEELGGGEVHSRTSGVTDHLAEDDAHALRIVRNIVATLPARGELPWSVEPVEEPKADPYGLYGAVPVDSRTPYDVREVIARVVDGSRFQEFKAEFGQTLVTGFARIHGHPVGIVANNGILFSESAQKGAHFIELCDQRGIPLVFLQNISGFMVGRDYEAGGIAKHGAKMVTAVACTRVPKLTVVVGGSYGAGNYSMCGRAYSPRFLWMWPNAKISVMGGEQAASVLATVKRDQLEARGESWPLDAEESFKDPIRAQYEQQGNAYYATARLWDDGVIDPMETRQVLGLALTACANAPLPQRDYSAPGFGVFRM; encoded by the coding sequence ATGCAGCAGGCACCGGTCCTTGGGAGCGCGGCAGATCCCGCGTCCGAGGCGTGGCGGGCCAACGAGGAGGCGCACCGCGCCCTCGGCGAGGAGCTGCGCGCCAGACTGGCCGCGGCCCGGCTCGGCGGCGGTGAGCGGGCCCGCGAGCGCCATGTCGCGCGCGGCAAACTGCTGCCGCGCGACCGGGTCGACACCCTGCTCGACCCCGGCTCGCCGTTCCTGGAGCTCGCGCCGCTCGCGGCCGACGGGATGTACGGGGACCAGGCACCCGCCGCCGGGGTCATCGCCGGGATCGGACGGGTCAGCGGCCGCGAGTGCGTGATCGTGGCCAACGACGCCACGGTCAAGGGCGGCACGTACTACCCGATGACGGTGAAGAAGCACCTGCGCGCCCAGGAGGTGGCCCTGGAGAACCGGCTGCCGTGTCTGTACCTGGTCGACTCCGGCGGCGCCTTCCTGCCGATGCAGGACGAGGTCTTCCCCGACCGCGACCACTTCGGCCGGATCTTCTACAACCAGGCCCGGATGTCCGGCGCCGGGATCCCGCAGATCGCGGCGGTCCTCGGCTCCTGCACGGCCGGCGGGGCGTATGTCCCGGCGATGAGCGACGAGGCCGTGATCGTCCGCAACCAGGGCACGATCTTCCTCGGCGGCCCGCCGCTGGTGAAGGCCGCCACCGGCGAGGTCGTCACCGCCGAGGAGCTCGGCGGCGGCGAGGTCCACTCGCGCACCTCCGGCGTCACCGACCACCTCGCCGAGGACGACGCGCACGCCCTGCGGATCGTGCGCAACATCGTGGCCACCCTCCCCGCGCGCGGTGAGCTCCCGTGGAGCGTGGAGCCCGTGGAGGAGCCCAAGGCCGATCCGTACGGGCTGTACGGGGCGGTGCCGGTCGACTCGCGCACGCCGTACGACGTCCGCGAGGTCATCGCGCGCGTGGTCGACGGCTCCCGCTTCCAGGAGTTCAAGGCCGAGTTCGGCCAGACGCTGGTCACCGGCTTCGCCCGGATCCACGGCCACCCGGTCGGCATCGTCGCCAACAACGGCATCCTGTTCTCCGAATCCGCCCAGAAGGGCGCCCACTTCATCGAGCTGTGCGACCAGCGCGGCATCCCGCTGGTGTTCCTCCAGAACATCTCGGGCTTCATGGTCGGACGGGACTACGAGGCGGGGGGCATCGCCAAGCACGGCGCCAAGATGGTCACCGCCGTCGCCTGCACCCGCGTCCCCAAGCTGACGGTCGTGGTCGGCGGGTCGTACGGGGCGGGGAACTACTCGATGTGCGGCCGCGCCTATTCGCCGCGCTTCCTGTGGATGTGGCCCAACGCCAAGATCTCGGTGATGGGCGGCGAGCAGGCCGCCTCGGTGCTCGCCACCGTCAAGCGCGACCAGTTGGAGGCGCGCGGCGAGAGCTGGCCGCTCGACGCCGAGGAGTCCTTCAAGGACCCCATCCGCGCCCAGTACGAACAGCAGGGCAACGCCTATTACGCGACGGCCCGGCTGTGGGACGACGGGGTGATCGACCCGATGGAGACCCGCCAGGTCCTCGGGCTCGCCCTGACGGCCTGTGCCAACGCCCCCCTCCCCCAGCGGGACTACTCGGCGCCCGGCTTCGGCGTCTTCCGGATGTGA